Proteins encoded within one genomic window of Rhododendron vialii isolate Sample 1 chromosome 1a, ASM3025357v1:
- the LOC131332062 gene encoding uncharacterized protein LOC131332062 yields the protein MGTGHSTSLWFDNWHPWGPLYKLLDGRSTSILGRAIWAKVSYVVLNGEWHWPRPRNNLIQRIQNAIPPTLLPQADKEDEVVWTVSPTGQYVTKHTWEAVRHHGVKVQWAPLVWFSKNVPKWAFILWLACLNRLSTKDRLRKWGMDVDPKCTLCSISDETLQHLFFYCSYSRVIWEQVLSRFSMHKGVGSGMQSSVGLLGIAGEKALKPYNIRLRTCSWRHIDNTLENQRLLDLWNLPNRIVIGFSCIASDHCGFIPVVDLVGWF from the exons ATGGGCACTGGGCACAGTACTTCTTTATGGTTTGATAACTGGCATCCATGGGGTCCCCTCTACAAGCTGCTAGATGGAAGATCTACTTCTATCCTGGGGCGAGCTATTTGGGCTAAGGTTAGTTATGTTGTCCTCAATGGTGAATGGCACTGGCCTCGCCCAAGGAATAACTTAATCCAGCGTATCCAAAATGCTATTCCTCCTACCTTACTGCCTCAAGCTGATAAAGAGGATGAAGTGGTTTGGACAGTGTCCCCAACTGGGCAGTATGTGACAAAACATACTTGGGAAGCTGTTAGGCATCATGGTGTGAAGGTTCAATGGGCTCCCCTTGTCTGGTTCTCCAAGAATGTCCCTAAATGGGCATTTATTTTATGGTTGGCTTGCTTAAATAGGCTTTCTACAAAAGATAGGCTTCGAAAATGGGGAATGGATGTAGATCCAAAATGCACGCTGTGTTCTATCTCGGATGAAACTCTACAACAtctgtttttttattgttcctATTCTAGAGTCATATGGGAACAGGTTCTGTCTAGATTCTCGATGCATAAAGGCGTTGGTTCTGGGATGCAGAGCTCAGTTGGGCTATTAGGAATTGCAGGGGAAAAAGCTTTAAAGCCTT ATAACATCAGATTAAGGACTTGTTCATGGCGACATATTGACAATACGTTGGAGAATCAAAGACTTTTGGATCTTTGGAATCTTCCGAACAGA ATTGTAATAGGTTTCAGTTGTATAGCTTCTGATCATTGTGGGTTTATACCCGTTGTTGatttggttggttggttttaA
- the LOC131319442 gene encoding ribonuclease 2, which translates to MYQEGAIRKKRRNNNSTPREREREREREAKSMASLPAQSVLSLQILVLFVASVCVHDCIGGVIESRKQREFDYFALALQWPGTYCQRTRHCCSSNACCRGSNAPTEFTIHGLWPDYNDGSWPSCCTRSNFDIKKISTLLDDIQKYWPSLSCSSPSTCHGGKGLFWAHEWEKHGTCSFPVVRDEYEYFFATLNLYFKYNVTKVLSEVGYVPSNTEKYPLGGVISAIQNAFHATPLLSCSNGAVEELQICFYKDFKPRDCIIGSTTRTDVLSSASCPKYVSLPEYVSPGLKNGDAAFPWLPQHEAL; encoded by the exons ATGTACCAGGAAGGCGCCATTAGAAAGAAGCGAAGGAACAATAATTCCAcgcccagagagagagagagagagagagagagagaagcaaagaGCATGGCGTCTCTCCCCGCacaatccgttctctctctccaaatcctggTTCTGTTCGTCGCATCTGTTTGCGTCCATGATTGCATTGGCGGAGTAATCGAATCGCGTAAACAGAGAGAGTTCGATTACTTCGCCCTAGCTCTTCAATGGCCGGGCACTTATTGTCAGAGAACTCGCCATTGCTGTTCCTCCAATGCCTGTTGCCGAGG CTCAAATGCTCCAACTGAGTTTACAATCC ATGGATTGTGGCCTGACTATAACGATGGAAGCTGGCCTTCATGTTGCACACGATCTAATTTTGATATCAAGAAG ATCTCAACATTGCTCGATGACATACAGAAGTATTGGCCATCTTTAAGTTGTAGTTCACCCTCAACTTGTCATGGCGGAAAAGGATTGTTTTGGGCTCATGAG TGGG AAAAGCATGGCACGTGCTCATTTCCAGTTGTTCGTGATGAATACGAGTACTTTTTTGCAACACTTAACCTCTATTTCAAGTACAATGTCACG AAAGTACTGAGTGAAGTAGGATATGTGCCTTCAAACACTGAGAAGTATCCTCTTGGAGGTGTTATTTCTGCTATTCAAAATGCCTTCCATGCTACACCTTTGCTGTCTTGCTCTAATGGTGCAGTGGAGGAACTCCAAATATGCTTCTATAAGGATTTTAAG CCTCGGGATTGTATAATTGGATCTACCACTCGAACTGACGTGCTTTCTTCCGCCTCTTGTCCGAAGTATGTTAGCTTGCCAGAATATGTATCGCCGG GTCTTAAAAATGGTGATGCCGCATTCCCATGGTTACCTCAGCATGAAGCTCTCTGA